One part of the Xiphophorus maculatus strain JP 163 A chromosome 1, X_maculatus-5.0-male, whole genome shotgun sequence genome encodes these proteins:
- the dffa gene encoding DNA fragmentation factor subunit alpha, whose protein sequence is MTDGRSCKVCNFTRQKSYGVVVPTLDDLKKKGCEFLGVNPSDPVTVVLEGDGTIVEDQAYFLCLPFNTMFMLLHDKETWAPARKIDGGTAWMARESVVLETDVVDSNVIEAPWWNLALQLKQDLTSIILMSEGDLQSLVEAPCSELASALGFQEKKAEELQETLQRVLDRREEERQSKELLQLYLKAVENEDRQQGATSPSSQDGAGDVDMPDGVEVDSASEFMSRTLMVLKGKTSPETRLSTEDLQAVVSRGLEAMQQVLGWDAGRTAALLQACKAELSTRLQQIQAMQSISGTQQDSSKHREGAGTATQGSS, encoded by the exons ATGACAGACGGGAGATCCTGCAAAGTGTGTAACTTCACACGGCAGAAATCATACGGAGTGGTTGTTCCCACGTTGGATGATCTGAAGAAAAAAG GATGTGAGTTTCTGGGAGTGAACCCCTCAGACCCGGTCACTGTGGTCCTTGAGGGTGATGGGACCATAGTAGAGGATCAAGCCTACTTTTTGTGTTTGCCTTTTAACACCATGTTCATGCTGCTGCATGACAAAGAAACGTGGGCTCCAGCTCGCAAGA TTGATGGCGGCACGGCTTGGATGGCGAGAGAGTCTGTGGTTCTGGAAACTGATGTCGTCGACTCCAACGTTATTGAGGCGCCGTGGTGGAATCTGGCGCTGCAGCTGAAGCAAGACCTGACCAGTATCATTCTCATGTCTGAGGGAGACCTACAG TCTTTAGTAGAGGCGCCGTGCTCTGAACTAGCCTCTGCCCTGGGCTTCCAAgagaagaaggcagaggaactTCAGGAGACGCTGCAGAGGGTTTTAGATCGCAGAGAGGAGGAAAGGCAGTCCAAAGAGCTGCTCCAGTTGTACCTCAAAGCTGTGGAGAACGAGGACAGACAGCAGGGAGCCACAAGTCCTTCTAGTCAGGACG GTGCTGGAGATGTGGATATGCCGGATGGAGTGGAGGTGGATTCTGCGTCCGAGTTCATGTCCAGGACACTAATGGTCCTGAAAGGCAAAACCAGCCCAGAGACCAGACTCTCCACTGAGGATTTGCAG GCTGTAGTGAGCAGAGGGCTGGAAGCCATGCAGCAGGTGCTGGGTTGGGACGCAGGCAGGACCGCCGCGCTGCTGCAGGCCTGCAAAGCGGAGCTGTCGACGCGCCTGCAGCAGATTCAGGCCATGCAGTCCATCAGCGGCACGCAGCAGGACAGCAGCAAACACAGGGAGGGGGCGGGAACAGCGACCCAAGGCAGCAGCTAG